Proteins encoded by one window of Candidatus Nezhaarchaeota archaeon:
- a CDS encoding ATP-grasp domain-containing protein encodes MKVGVYEHLTASKNIYSPIWVEGEAMLKASIEDLSSAGYEVYALDSIPPKKPVDLVVVIAPSSSRTIYSLIKACEDEGLDVLNSPSSAVFLASDKALLLRNLQLNGIKTPWTVVSSFDDGLDIIERALQMHRKVVVKPADGDGCMGLSIVASPHEVSAALKKVKQSTRLPYFLVQEFIDGVNVSVNLLSAGDHVVPLSVNLQEVSLRGPFENSSYIKGLVPYREKNELLTSTALRVVRCLGWTRGFFGVDMVLKGEEAYAVEVNPRLTTSYLALREISSLNILDMLIRACFNEASLEQPQLIGTAVVKKMVADNDMIVKPFSLKVPGGAKLLSTIIDKRPTVRKGEAYAIYVMKVRDVDDAINL; translated from the coding sequence TTGAAGGTAGGCGTCTACGAGCACCTAACAGCCTCAAAGAACATCTACAGCCCGATATGGGTTGAAGGAGAGGCCATGCTAAAGGCATCCATTGAAGACTTAAGCTCTGCAGGATACGAAGTCTATGCGCTAGACTCAATACCGCCAAAGAAGCCCGTGGACCTAGTAGTAGTGATAGCGCCATCATCGAGCAGGACCATATACTCCCTCATTAAAGCATGTGAGGACGAGGGCCTCGACGTCCTTAACTCACCTTCAAGTGCTGTCTTCCTAGCCTCTGACAAAGCACTTTTGCTGAGAAACCTCCAGCTTAACGGCATTAAGACCCCCTGGACGGTGGTATCTAGTTTTGATGATGGGTTGGATATCATAGAGAGGGCTCTTCAAATGCATAGGAAGGTGGTGGTTAAGCCAGCTGATGGCGATGGATGTATGGGGCTTAGTATAGTTGCAAGTCCACATGAAGTTTCAGCAGCCTTAAAGAAGGTCAAGCAGAGCACCAGGCTCCCATACTTTCTTGTTCAAGAATTCATAGATGGCGTCAATGTAAGCGTGAACTTACTATCAGCGGGAGATCATGTAGTGCCACTATCTGTCAACTTACAGGAGGTCTCTCTGAGGGGTCCCTTTGAGAACTCTAGCTACATTAAAGGTCTTGTCCCATACAGAGAAAAGAATGAGCTGTTAACATCAACTGCATTGAGGGTTGTAAGGTGCCTTGGCTGGACAAGGGGCTTCTTTGGTGTGGACATGGTTTTGAAGGGTGAAGAAGCCTATGCTGTGGAAGTGAATCCTCGCCTAACAACAAGTTACCTGGCATTAAGGGAGATATCCTCATTAAACATACTAGATATGCTGATTAGAGCATGCTTTAATGAGGCTAGCTTAGAGCAGCCACAGCTAATTGGCACAGCTGTGGTCAAGAAAATGGTGGCAGACAACGACATGATCGTGAAGCCATTCAGCCTTAAAGTACCTGGCGGAGCTAAGCTGTTATCAACAATTATCGACAAGAGACCTACGGTAAGGAAAGGCGAGGCGTATGCGATTTACGTCATGAAGGTGCGCGACGTAGACGACGCTATAAACCTTTAG
- a CDS encoding CBS domain-containing protein: MRVSRYMTSPVITARLNDNLAYIRNLMLKHGVGRIVIVDEGFKPISIITKSDLVRIMMSKEWRDRPLESVYVGDVKGPMELKLATPRMSIKRAANIMVRNLISGLPVVTPITGGLVGIITKTDMLRAFVDGYRGMYLVRDLMTKHPIVVRRTHSVFRIQELLAKYNISRVIVVDDDRPVGVVTETDVVFTTHTPTRDRFVKQRVRQYKDREVTVRIYMVPVAEDIMTPNPVVVGADEDATKAAELMMRHGSGGLPVVDGERLVGIITKTDIVMGIAGVKGLTQCRSPSPEEGV; the protein is encoded by the coding sequence TTGAGGGTTTCCAGGTACATGACCTCTCCTGTTATAACGGCAAGGCTCAATGACAACTTAGCCTACATTAGGAATTTAATGTTAAAGCATGGGGTGGGCAGAATCGTTATAGTCGACGAGGGCTTCAAGCCCATAAGCATAATAACGAAGAGTGACTTGGTTAGGATAATGATGTCAAAGGAGTGGAGGGATAGACCTCTAGAATCCGTTTACGTGGGTGACGTTAAGGGGCCTATGGAACTTAAGCTAGCAACCCCACGCATGAGCATTAAGAGAGCTGCCAATATAATGGTGAGGAACTTAATAAGTGGACTTCCTGTTGTGACACCAATAACTGGCGGGCTTGTTGGGATAATAACGAAGACCGACATGCTGAGGGCATTCGTCGATGGTTATCGAGGAATGTACCTTGTGCGCGATCTAATGACGAAGCATCCAATCGTTGTTAGAAGGACTCATAGTGTATTTAGGATTCAGGAACTTCTCGCCAAATATAACATCTCTAGGGTTATTGTCGTTGACGATGATAGGCCAGTGGGTGTAGTAACGGAAACCGACGTTGTGTTTACTACACACACTCCTACTAGGGATAGGTTCGTTAAGCAAAGAGTTAGGCAGTACAAAGATAGAGAGGTGACCGTAAGAATCTATATGGTGCCAGTAGCAGAGGACATTATGACGCCAAACCCTGTGGTCGTAGGGGCAGATGAGGATGCAACTAAGGCGGCTGAGCTCATGATGAGACACGGCTCTGGCGGGCTGCCCGTCGTGGATGGAGAGAGGCTTGTTGGGATAATAACGAAGACCGACATAGTCATGGGCATTGCTGGTGTCAAGGGCCTCACACAATGTAGATCACCTTCTCCTGAAGAAGGTGTTTGA
- a CDS encoding NTP transferase domain-containing protein, with protein MKFAGLVMAGGKGSRLEINIEKPLLSICGVSMLERVVGALRNSKYITSIFVTVTQWTPNTKRRAEELGLNVIETRGLGYVDDLREALKILWRRYYYREVVVVNSDIPLLNGSVVDEVITFYINSGAEALTVVIEVDSYTKLGFKADYQFEHQGIVVAPVGLNVVRADLVKNEELLREVVYVHPMTELLVNVNTISEAKKAEELLMKRRSCYNSIT; from the coding sequence TTGAAGTTTGCAGGATTAGTCATGGCTGGCGGCAAAGGGTCAAGGCTTGAAATAAACATTGAGAAACCACTTCTATCCATATGCGGTGTCTCAATGCTTGAAAGAGTTGTAGGGGCTCTTAGGAACTCAAAGTACATAACATCAATCTTCGTGACTGTCACCCAGTGGACCCCCAACACTAAGCGGAGAGCAGAGGAGTTAGGTCTCAACGTCATTGAGACGAGGGGTCTCGGTTATGTAGATGACCTGAGAGAGGCGTTGAAGATTCTGTGGAGAAGATACTATTACAGGGAGGTAGTAGTCGTTAACTCAGACATACCCTTATTGAATGGCTCAGTTGTAGATGAGGTCATAACGTTTTACATCAATAGTGGGGCTGAGGCATTGACGGTAGTAATTGAAGTTGATAGCTACACTAAGCTGGGCTTCAAGGCCGATTACCAATTTGAGCATCAAGGAATAGTTGTGGCGCCTGTTGGACTTAATGTAGTGAGAGCAGACCTCGTAAAAAATGAGGAGCTTCTTAGAGAAGTCGTATATGTGCATCCTATGACGGAGCTTTTAGTGAACGTGAATACGATTAGCGAGGCCAAGAAGGCGGAGGAGCTTCTAATGAAGCGTAGATCTTGCTATAACTCAATCACTTAA
- the cobS gene encoding adenosylcobinamide-GDP ribazoletransferase — MPILRMLKNTLAFLTVIPVGMDERVFNDAARLMWTFPLYGALIGFIAGCVGLTLHLTGIPLLAVAAITYASILSLTGFNHMDGLLDFADAIAAPVSREKRLQIMKDQYTGAAAMTTSLTLAIATIAFISAVPSSSIIHVLIVSEASAKLGMVVSAFMGPAARKGLGEIFVMKFREGRRYAKLAASIMLCLTTSLLMLGMAGVTSCLASVLTGIIVTEAARRSFGGITGDVLGAINEISRATSLAVCVVSLN; from the coding sequence ATGCCAATTCTCAGAATGCTTAAGAACACCTTAGCCTTCCTAACCGTTATACCTGTGGGCATGGATGAGCGCGTTTTCAATGATGCAGCGAGATTAATGTGGACCTTCCCACTATACGGCGCCTTAATAGGCTTCATAGCTGGTTGTGTTGGATTAACTCTCCATTTAACGGGAATACCACTCCTTGCTGTAGCTGCGATCACTTATGCCTCAATCTTGAGTTTGACGGGCTTCAATCACATGGACGGCCTTCTAGACTTTGCAGACGCCATAGCAGCCCCAGTTTCAAGAGAGAAGAGACTTCAAATAATGAAAGACCAGTACACTGGAGCTGCGGCAATGACGACAAGCTTAACTCTAGCCATAGCTACGATCGCCTTCATAAGTGCGGTGCCCTCAAGCTCAATAATTCATGTACTGATTGTCTCAGAAGCATCAGCTAAGCTAGGGATGGTCGTATCGGCCTTCATGGGGCCAGCAGCTAGGAAAGGGCTTGGAGAGATTTTTGTGATGAAGTTCAGGGAGGGCCGTAGGTACGCTAAGTTAGCGGCGTCCATAATGCTCTGCTTGACCACATCATTACTAATGCTCGGTATGGCCGGTGTGACCTCGTGTCTAGCCAGTGTACTTACCGGGATCATAGTTACTGAAGCTGCTCGAAGAAGTTTTGGTGGGATTACGGGTGATGTATTGGGGGCAATAAACGAAATCTCGAGGGCAACGTCATTGGCTGTATGCGTGGTGAGCTTGAATTGA